Proteins encoded within one genomic window of Abditibacteriota bacterium:
- the atpD gene encoding F0F1 ATP synthase subunit beta yields the protein MASGKIISVIGPVVDIRFPSDSMPQMLNAVTIDMGEGKTLTVEVEQMIGNDTVRCVAMDSTDGLVRGMEAVDTGESIAVPVGRGTLGRVFNLLGDAIDQAGPVNYEKKHPIHRDAPGFQDQLPATELFETGLKVVDLICPYAKGGKIGLFGGAGVGKTTLITELIRNVAAEHGGFSVFAGVGERTREGNDLWREMRESGVLDKTTMVYGQMNEPPGARLRVPLSALTMAEYFRDEEHQDVLLFIDNIFRFTQGGSEVSALLGRMPSAVGYQPTLATEMGALQERITSTKSGSVTAIQAVYVPADDPTDPAPATTFSFLDATTYLDRKIFVKAIYPAVDPLTSTSRILDPNIVGREHYTVAREVQAVLQKYRELQDIINILGMDELSDEDKLTVARARRIEQFLSQPNFVAEVFTGIPGVYVKREDTVRSFKKILEGDCDSWPEQAFYMVGTIDDAREKAKGMGAEV from the coding sequence TTGGCTTCCGGTAAAATAATATCAGTAATAGGACCTGTGGTAGATATCAGGTTTCCCTCCGACAGCATGCCTCAGATGCTGAACGCCGTCACCATCGACATGGGAGAGGGCAAGACCCTCACCGTGGAGGTGGAGCAGATGATAGGCAACGACACGGTCCGCTGCGTGGCTATGGATTCCACCGACGGTCTGGTGAGAGGCATGGAGGCCGTGGACACAGGCGAATCCATCGCCGTGCCCGTAGGCAGAGGCACCCTGGGCAGAGTGTTCAACCTGCTGGGCGACGCCATAGACCAGGCGGGCCCCGTGAACTATGAGAAAAAGCATCCCATCCACAGGGACGCCCCCGGCTTTCAGGACCAGCTGCCGGCCACGGAGCTCTTTGAGACCGGCCTCAAGGTGGTGGACCTGATATGCCCCTACGCCAAGGGCGGCAAGATAGGCCTCTTCGGCGGCGCCGGAGTAGGCAAGACCACCCTGATCACCGAGCTCATCAGAAACGTGGCCGCCGAGCACGGAGGCTTTTCCGTGTTTGCCGGCGTGGGCGAGAGGACCCGCGAAGGCAACGACCTGTGGCGCGAGATGAGGGAGTCGGGAGTACTGGACAAGACCACCATGGTGTACGGCCAGATGAACGAGCCTCCCGGAGCCAGGCTGAGAGTGCCCCTCTCCGCCCTGACCATGGCCGAGTATTTCCGCGACGAAGAGCATCAGGACGTGCTGCTCTTCATCGACAACATATTCCGTTTTACCCAGGGCGGCTCCGAGGTGTCGGCTCTTCTGGGCAGAATGCCCTCCGCCGTAGGCTATCAGCCCACCCTGGCTACCGAAATGGGCGCTCTGCAGGAGAGGATCACCTCCACCAAGTCCGGCTCCGTCACGGCCATCCAGGCAGTTTACGTGCCTGCCGACGACCCCACCGACCCGGCGCCGGCCACCACCTTCTCCTTCCTGGACGCCACCACCTATCTGGACAGAAAGATATTCGTCAAGGCCATCTATCCCGCAGTGGACCCTCTGACCTCCACCTCCAGGATCCTGGACCCCAACATCGTGGGCAGGGAGCACTACACGGTGGCCAGAGAGGTGCAGGCCGTATTGCAGAAATACAGGGAGCTGCAGGACATCATCAACATCCTGGGTATGGACGAGCTGTCCGACGAGGACAAGCTGACGGTGGCCAGGGCCAGGCGCATAGAGCAGTTCCTGTCCCAGCCCAACTTCGTGGCCGAAGTGTTCACCGGCATACCCGGCGTGTACGTGAAGAGAGAGGACACGGTGCGCTCCTTCAAGAAGATACTGGAGGGCGACTGCGACAGCTGGCCCGAGCAGGCGTTCTACATGGTGGGCACCATTGACGACGCCAGGGAAAAGGCCAAGGGCATGGGCGCCGAAGTATAG
- a CDS encoding F0F1 ATP synthase subunit epsilon gives MSTLNVEIVSPQKVLLSSKEVTGVVLPGKKGSMGILPHHAPLITSLGAGTIEYTIGNERGSLDIESGFAEIVDNKLIILVSLPADPRDR, from the coding sequence ATGAGCACTCTGAACGTAGAGATAGTGTCGCCTCAAAAGGTCCTGCTTTCCAGCAAGGAGGTCACGGGGGTGGTGCTTCCCGGCAAGAAGGGCAGCATGGGCATATTGCCCCACCACGCCCCCCTCATCACCTCTCTGGGAGCGGGGACCATCGAATATACCATAGGCAATGAAAGAGGTTCTCTGGACATAGAGAGCGGCTTTGCGGAGATAGTGGACAACAAGCTCATCATCCTCGTCAGCCTGCCAGCCGATCCACGGGACCGATGA
- the recA gene encoding recombinase RecA produces the protein MPVSQEEKQQALDTALAQIEKDLGKGRVFRLGEKPRQNVDVIPTGSLALDFALGVGGLPRGRIIEIFGGESSGKTTLAYHCIAECQKAGGIAAFVDAEQSVDPMYAETLGVDIDNLFVSQPESAEEALEIMEALVRSNAVDMVVLDSVAALVPKQEIEGDMGASHVGLQARLMSQALRKLGPLLAKSNCVAIFINQLREKVGVTYGNPEITPGGRALKYWASVRIEMRGGDKIKAGGETLGYIAKMKVAKNKVAPPFKTANVEIVFGKGISKMGELIDIAVEADIIRKTGAWYNYGDRRLGQGRDKAKETLDAEPETRAEIEARVKEYLGSQMQQETTGEAKLVSEEEEYAEGGE, from the coding sequence ATGCCGGTCTCGCAGGAAGAAAAGCAGCAGGCTCTGGATACTGCCCTGGCGCAGATCGAAAAGGACCTGGGCAAGGGCAGGGTGTTCCGGCTGGGTGAAAAGCCCAGGCAGAACGTGGACGTCATACCCACGGGCTCTCTCGCTCTGGACTTTGCCCTGGGCGTGGGCGGCCTGCCCCGGGGGAGGATCATCGAGATATTCGGCGGCGAGTCCTCCGGCAAGACCACCCTGGCCTATCACTGCATAGCCGAGTGCCAGAAGGCCGGCGGCATAGCCGCCTTTGTGGACGCGGAGCAGTCGGTGGATCCCATGTACGCCGAGACTCTCGGTGTGGATATAGACAACCTGTTCGTCTCCCAGCCCGAGTCGGCAGAGGAGGCCCTGGAGATCATGGAAGCCCTGGTGCGGTCCAACGCCGTGGATATGGTGGTCCTGGATTCCGTGGCGGCCCTGGTGCCCAAGCAGGAGATCGAGGGCGACATGGGAGCCTCCCACGTGGGCCTGCAGGCCAGGCTCATGAGCCAGGCCCTGAGAAAGCTGGGTCCCCTCCTGGCAAAGAGCAACTGCGTGGCCATATTCATCAACCAGCTCCGGGAAAAGGTGGGGGTCACCTACGGCAATCCCGAGATCACTCCCGGCGGCAGGGCCCTGAAGTATTGGGCTTCGGTCCGCATCGAGATGCGGGGCGGAGACAAGATCAAGGCCGGCGGCGAGACCCTGGGCTACATAGCCAAGATGAAGGTGGCCAAGAACAAGGTGGCGCCTCCCTTCAAGACCGCCAACGTGGAGATAGTCTTCGGCAAGGGCATCTCCAAAATGGGCGAGCTGATAGACATCGCGGTGGAAGCCGACATCATACGCAAGACCGGCGCCTGGTACAACTATGGAGACAGAAGGCTGGGCCAGGGCCGGGACAAGGCCAAGGAGACCCTGGACGCCGAGCCGGAGACCAGAGCGGAGATAGAGGCCAGAGTCAAGGAATATCTGGGTTCGCAGATGCAGCAGGAGACCACAGGCGAAGCAAAGCTGGTCAGCGAGGAAGAGGAATACGCCGAAGGCGGCGAATAG
- a CDS encoding RecX family transcriptional regulator has translation MKITAIKPQQNNPERVNIYIDGEFFCGLDAFHLYGLSLKKGAELTEEQLRTLAGIRDQEACTRKAMNLLAYRDRSGFELKKRLRAEGYGEANIEETLKLLRGMGLLNDAEFVRNYAASANGRLPRGRVLSKLAELGVPFSFAEPIVEEVMDPGCELAAATELAAKKLRLLRGGTGYERRDRLYRYLRGRGFDGDTISKALSEIPEELQ, from the coding sequence ATGAAGATCACCGCCATCAAGCCCCAGCAGAACAACCCGGAGCGGGTGAACATATACATCGACGGGGAGTTCTTTTGCGGGCTGGACGCCTTTCACCTCTACGGCCTGTCTCTCAAAAAGGGGGCAGAGCTCACGGAGGAGCAGCTCCGGACCCTGGCCGGCATCAGGGACCAGGAGGCCTGCACCCGCAAGGCCATGAATCTGCTGGCCTACCGGGACAGGTCCGGCTTTGAGCTGAAAAAGAGGCTGAGGGCCGAAGGCTACGGGGAGGCAAATATAGAGGAGACCCTGAAGCTCCTGCGGGGCATGGGGCTCCTCAACGACGCGGAGTTCGTGCGGAATTACGCCGCCTCCGCCAACGGCCGGCTCCCCCGGGGCAGGGTGCTGTCAAAGCTGGCGGAGCTGGGAGTGCCCTTTTCCTTCGCGGAGCCTATCGTGGAGGAGGTCATGGACCCCGGCTGCGAGCTGGCGGCAGCCACGGAGCTGGCCGCCAAAAAGCTGAGGCTCCTCCGGGGCGGGACCGGCTATGAGAGGAGAGACAGGCTCTACAGATATCTGCGGGGCAGGGGATTTGACGGCGATACCATATCAAAGGCCCTTTCGGAGATCCCGGAAGAGTTGCAATAA
- the rny gene encoding ribonuclease Y: MALCAVIILIAYLTFFKKQSEQVKKDRDDLTHREEKLKIDTENAKKEAVLAAREEAISLRAEIDKEQKEKKAEIQRQERKLTQKEESLDKRVENLDRKEKALQESEKQIKEKRAKAEELVRQKEQELQKVAGLSAEEARNMVIAKAEKDMERHVARIIRNAEEQANEEAEKTAKNIIVSAIQRCAVEQAAESTVSVVPLPSEEMKGRIIGREGRNIRTFETLTGVDLIVDDTPEAVVISGYDAVRREIAGIALKSLIVDGRIHPGRIEETVEKATREVNQKMKEAADKAIFETGVTGLDSELVKLLGRLRFRTSYGQNMLQHSVEVSHLAGSIAAELGVNVSLARRAGLLHDLGKALDSEIEKPHAIISMEVLLKYRESRDVAEAAGAHHYDIEPKTAEAVIVQAADAISASRPGARRETLETYVKRLQKLETIADSYPGVDKTYAVQAGREIRVMVKPTEVDDEKAVKLAYDTARRIESEMEYPGQIKVTVIREVRSTDYAK; this comes from the coding sequence ATGGCTTTATGTGCCGTTATTATATTAATTGCTTACTTAACGTTTTTCAAAAAGCAGAGCGAACAAGTCAAGAAGGATAGAGACGATCTTACCCATCGCGAAGAAAAGCTGAAGATAGATACCGAGAACGCCAAAAAGGAAGCGGTGCTGGCTGCCCGCGAGGAAGCCATCAGCCTGCGGGCGGAGATCGACAAAGAGCAGAAAGAAAAGAAAGCAGAGATTCAGAGGCAGGAAAGAAAGCTCACCCAAAAAGAAGAATCCTTGGATAAGAGAGTGGAGAACCTGGACCGCAAGGAAAAGGCCCTCCAGGAATCCGAAAAGCAGATCAAGGAAAAACGCGCCAAAGCAGAAGAGCTGGTCCGGCAAAAGGAGCAGGAGCTGCAAAAGGTGGCGGGCCTTTCGGCGGAGGAGGCCAGAAACATGGTCATCGCCAAGGCCGAAAAGGATATGGAGCGCCACGTGGCCCGCATCATCAGGAACGCCGAAGAGCAGGCCAACGAGGAGGCTGAAAAGACAGCCAAGAACATTATCGTGTCCGCCATACAGCGGTGCGCCGTGGAACAGGCTGCCGAGTCCACCGTGTCGGTGGTGCCCCTTCCCAGTGAAGAGATGAAGGGCCGCATCATAGGCAGAGAAGGCCGCAACATACGCACCTTCGAGACCCTGACGGGAGTCGATCTCATAGTGGACGACACCCCCGAAGCGGTGGTCATCTCCGGCTATGACGCCGTGAGAAGAGAGATAGCCGGCATAGCCCTCAAAAGCCTCATAGTGGACGGGCGCATACACCCGGGCCGCATAGAGGAGACGGTGGAAAAGGCCACCAGGGAAGTCAACCAGAAGATGAAGGAGGCCGCCGACAAGGCCATCTTTGAGACCGGCGTCACAGGTCTGGACAGCGAGCTGGTAAAGCTCCTGGGCAGGCTCCGGTTCAGGACCAGCTACGGGCAGAACATGCTGCAGCATTCCGTAGAGGTGAGCCATCTGGCCGGCTCCATAGCCGCCGAGCTGGGGGTCAACGTGTCCCTGGCCCGCAGAGCGGGCCTGCTCCACGACCTGGGCAAGGCTCTGGACTCTGAGATAGAGAAGCCCCACGCCATCATTTCCATGGAGGTGCTGCTCAAATACAGAGAGTCCAGGGACGTGGCCGAGGCCGCCGGCGCCCACCACTATGACATAGAGCCCAAGACGGCAGAGGCTGTGATAGTGCAGGCTGCCGACGCCATATCCGCTTCGCGCCCCGGCGCCAGAAGAGAGACTCTGGAGACCTACGTGAAGAGGCTGCAGAAGCTGGAGACCATAGCCGACTCCTATCCCGGCGTTGACAAGACCTACGCGGTCCAGGCCGGCAGGGAGATCCGGGTCATGGTAAAGCCCACCGAGGTGGACGACGAAAAGGCTGTGAAGCTGGCCTACGATACGGCCCGGAGGATCGAGTCCGAGATGGAATATCCCGGCCAGATCAAGGTGACCGTCATCAGAGAGGTCCGCAGCACGGACTATGCCAAATAA
- a CDS encoding NPCBM/NEW2 domain-containing protein: protein MKKEIKEEYMKKKVMTLFFALAVLCFALPCLAVTVDKAEMKTASAWSKKAFVRAPQCDPATLEKKTDEDDRKVGLLVHANNDPVLLNQRDGKPLKIKDKEYKTGIYAHAVSDVEVFLPDNTVRLTAEVGLDAHSGGGSVEFVVEDDKGSELFRTPVFTQGMDPIPLDIALASPKSIHLKVTDGGDGIPCDQSDWGDITIYTSDGAQKELGSFEFLKPQIVMAERAQSPVPFCFTYGGVSSDLLLPYWDFSEEKTALDKDRAQTVQIYADPATGLEVRCVRVDYKDFPISEWTLWFRNTGAANTPGISDVRSLDIRVANKGGEPFLLHHADGAPATNHDYRPRLTELTDGEILHIYPESGRSTGSDWPYFNLETGGKGGVIAVVGWPGQWSCDFASDGDEARISGGYEKADFVLYPGEEVRSPLSVVMHYSGDWERAQNIWRQFMWAHNVPKSAEPMQVACSSHWFAEMTHADTASQLYFIDRYREEGFHLKYWWMDAGWYPCGGHWPDTFGEWPRTGTWEVDTERYPGGFKEISDYAHKQDTGILVWFEPERVGDPKSWLATEHPEWLLGGTLLNLGIPECREWLTKHVGDLIEREGIDLYRQDYNIAPASFWRAADTPGRVGMTEIKYVMGYLAYWDALLERFPGMLIDSCASGGHRNDLETMRRSVPLLRSDYLHEPVGQQNHTYGINYWLPYYGSGGSVYDTYALRSLLVPSFNSCWDMRRKDLDYDELRKFVHDLQQVVAPNFYGDYYPLTPYSLGNDIWTVFQFHRPGEGKGVLVAYRREDCQQNVVTVSLRDLKKDKTYLLTDIDTGETWSMSGKKLMKGFKIKRDKKRDSAIITFEVKE from the coding sequence ATGAAAAAGGAAATAAAAGAGGAGTATATGAAGAAAAAGGTGATGACACTATTCTTTGCTTTAGCTGTATTGTGCTTTGCCCTGCCCTGCCTGGCTGTGACGGTGGATAAAGCGGAAATGAAGACTGCCTCCGCCTGGAGCAAAAAGGCCTTTGTCAGGGCCCCCCAGTGCGATCCGGCCACTCTGGAAAAGAAGACCGACGAGGACGACCGCAAGGTGGGCCTGCTGGTCCACGCCAACAACGACCCCGTGCTGCTCAATCAGAGAGACGGCAAGCCCCTGAAGATCAAGGACAAGGAATACAAGACCGGCATCTACGCCCACGCCGTTTCCGACGTGGAGGTGTTCCTGCCCGATAACACGGTCCGCCTCACCGCCGAGGTGGGCCTGGACGCCCATTCCGGCGGCGGCAGCGTGGAGTTTGTGGTGGAGGACGACAAGGGCTCCGAGCTCTTCAGGACCCCCGTCTTCACCCAGGGCATGGACCCCATCCCTCTGGATATAGCCCTGGCGTCTCCCAAGTCCATCCATCTCAAGGTCACGGACGGCGGCGACGGCATCCCCTGCGACCAGTCCGACTGGGGGGATATCACCATATACACCTCTGACGGCGCCCAAAAGGAGCTGGGCAGCTTTGAGTTTCTGAAGCCTCAGATCGTCATGGCCGAAAGAGCCCAGTCTCCCGTGCCTTTCTGCTTCACCTATGGCGGCGTGTCCTCGGACCTGCTGCTCCCCTACTGGGATTTCAGCGAAGAAAAGACCGCTTTGGACAAGGACCGCGCTCAGACCGTCCAGATTTACGCCGACCCCGCCACGGGTCTGGAAGTGAGGTGCGTCCGGGTGGACTACAAGGACTTCCCCATCAGCGAGTGGACCCTGTGGTTCAGGAACACCGGAGCCGCCAACACTCCCGGTATCAGTGACGTGCGCTCGCTGGATATCAGGGTCGCCAACAAGGGCGGAGAGCCCTTCCTGCTGCACCACGCCGACGGCGCTCCCGCCACCAATCACGACTACAGGCCCCGGCTGACGGAGCTCACCGACGGGGAGATACTGCACATCTATCCCGAGAGCGGCCGCTCGACCGGCAGCGACTGGCCCTACTTCAATCTGGAGACCGGCGGCAAGGGCGGCGTCATAGCCGTGGTGGGCTGGCCCGGACAGTGGAGCTGCGACTTCGCCTCCGACGGGGACGAGGCCCGGATATCCGGCGGCTACGAAAAGGCCGACTTCGTATTGTATCCCGGCGAGGAGGTGCGCTCGCCCCTCAGCGTGGTCATGCACTACAGCGGCGACTGGGAGAGAGCCCAGAATATCTGGCGCCAATTCATGTGGGCCCACAACGTGCCCAAGTCCGCGGAGCCCATGCAGGTGGCCTGCTCCTCCCACTGGTTTGCGGAGATGACCCATGCGGACACGGCCAGCCAGCTCTACTTTATAGACCGCTACAGAGAAGAGGGCTTCCACCTGAAATACTGGTGGATGGACGCCGGCTGGTATCCCTGCGGCGGCCATTGGCCCGACACCTTCGGAGAGTGGCCCCGCACCGGCACCTGGGAGGTGGACACGGAACGGTATCCCGGAGGCTTCAAGGAGATCAGCGACTACGCCCACAAGCAGGACACGGGCATATTGGTCTGGTTTGAGCCCGAGAGAGTGGGCGACCCCAAGTCCTGGCTGGCCACGGAGCATCCCGAATGGCTGCTGGGCGGCACCCTGCTGAATCTGGGCATTCCCGAGTGCCGGGAGTGGCTCACCAAGCACGTGGGCGACCTGATCGAGAGAGAGGGCATCGACCTGTACAGACAGGACTACAACATAGCCCCGGCCTCCTTCTGGCGGGCCGCGGACACCCCCGGCAGAGTGGGCATGACCGAGATCAAATACGTCATGGGCTATCTGGCCTATTGGGACGCTCTGCTGGAACGGTTCCCCGGCATGCTTATAGACTCCTGCGCCTCCGGCGGACACCGCAACGACCTGGAGACCATGCGCCGTTCGGTGCCTCTCCTGCGCAGCGACTATCTCCACGAGCCCGTGGGACAGCAAAACCACACCTACGGCATCAACTACTGGCTGCCCTACTACGGCAGCGGCGGCAGCGTGTATGACACCTACGCTCTGCGCAGCCTGCTGGTGCCCAGCTTCAATTCCTGCTGGGATATGCGCCGGAAGGACCTGGATTACGACGAGCTCCGCAAGTTCGTCCACGACCTGCAGCAGGTGGTGGCCCCCAACTTTTACGGAGATTATTATCCCCTGACCCCCTACAGCCTGGGCAACGACATCTGGACCGTGTTCCAGTTCCACAGGCCCGGGGAAGGGAAGGGCGTCCTGGTGGCCTACCGCCGGGAGGACTGCCAGCAGAACGTGGTCACCGTCTCCCTGAGAGACCTGAAAAAGGACAAGACCTACCTGCTGACGGATATAGACACCGGAGAGACCTGGTCTATGTCCGGCAAAAAGCTCATGAAGGGCTTCAAGATAAAGAGAGACAAGAAGAGAGATTCGGCCATCATCACCTTTGAGGTCAAAGAATAG
- a CDS encoding tyrosine-protein phosphatase, translating to MKKLLMTLALLAVCAAMFAGPLTYKPGALKTNLEKGEKVSLETIADERYKYAVAPCKPGDWFTIDANGGSQYLAWAFTDSEYRLLDKGGVQQRVQAQIKAPAKAAWMITCDKGGYLSYKGKLTVKDTGITAFCLENPAIAGFLANTQYNTNDYSYSLAANYQVSDGERLDQPLGAAVDIPRVSGSRGYLLTYADNPAYADKRVVELDKKARTHTIYNLIPGRYYWYKVSSVQKDGELPLSKGIIRTTGALRMIKADSIHNVRDIGGWKTCDGRTIRYGLIFRGGQMDRGTDVSPEDAKELTENVGIRADIDFRGAPELQTDDEDPSNDLDHAKLPGDVLYTNIPIGGIDRYGGGRELYIQVFRQLLSNLKEGRPTYLHCAGGADRTGCFFMFLEGLLGVKENDLLKDVELTTFSLYGGRQRTQDHYKLALEAARETPGDTFRDKWINYAMAGGLTREEIDEFTAIVLD from the coding sequence ATGAAAAAGCTTTTGATGACCCTTGCGCTGCTGGCTGTGTGCGCGGCGATGTTTGCCGGGCCTCTGACCTATAAGCCCGGGGCCTTGAAGACCAATCTGGAAAAAGGGGAAAAGGTGTCTCTGGAGACCATCGCGGACGAGAGATACAAATACGCCGTGGCGCCCTGCAAGCCCGGGGACTGGTTCACCATAGACGCCAACGGCGGCTCCCAGTATCTGGCCTGGGCCTTTACGGACTCGGAATACAGGCTGCTGGACAAGGGCGGCGTGCAGCAGCGGGTGCAGGCGCAGATCAAGGCTCCCGCCAAGGCCGCCTGGATGATCACCTGCGACAAGGGAGGCTACCTGTCCTATAAGGGGAAGCTCACCGTAAAGGATACGGGGATCACGGCCTTTTGTCTGGAAAACCCGGCCATAGCCGGCTTTTTGGCCAACACCCAGTACAACACCAACGACTACAGCTACAGCCTGGCGGCCAACTATCAGGTGTCCGACGGGGAGCGGCTGGACCAGCCTCTGGGAGCCGCTGTGGACATACCCCGCGTCAGCGGGAGCCGGGGCTACCTGCTCACCTACGCCGACAACCCGGCCTACGCGGACAAGCGGGTAGTGGAGCTGGACAAAAAGGCCCGGACCCACACCATCTACAACCTGATACCCGGCCGGTATTACTGGTACAAGGTCTCCTCCGTGCAGAAGGACGGAGAGCTGCCCCTCAGCAAGGGCATCATCAGGACCACCGGCGCGCTGCGCATGATCAAGGCGGACAGCATACACAACGTGCGGGATATAGGCGGCTGGAAGACCTGCGACGGCAGGACCATACGCTACGGCCTCATATTCAGAGGGGGACAGATGGACCGGGGCACCGACGTCAGCCCCGAGGACGCCAAAGAGCTGACGGAGAACGTGGGCATCAGGGCCGATATAGACTTCAGAGGCGCCCCAGAGCTGCAGACGGATGACGAGGACCCCTCCAACGATCTGGATCACGCCAAGCTCCCCGGAGACGTGCTCTATACCAATATCCCCATAGGCGGCATAGACCGGTACGGCGGCGGCAGAGAGCTGTATATACAGGTGTTCCGGCAGCTGCTCTCCAATCTGAAGGAGGGGAGGCCCACCTATCTCCACTGCGCCGGCGGAGCCGACAGGACAGGCTGCTTCTTCATGTTCCTGGAAGGGCTGCTGGGCGTCAAGGAAAACGACCTCCTGAAGGACGTGGAGCTCACCACCTTCAGCCTGTACGGCGGCAGGCAGAGGACACAGGACCACTACAAGCTGGCCCTGGAGGCCGCCAGGGAGACCCCGGGAGACACCTTCCGGGACAAGTGGATCAACTACGCCATGGCCGGAGGCCTCACCCGGGAGGAGATAGACGAATTCACAGCCATAGTGCTGGATTAG